From Cellulomonas chengniuliangii, the proteins below share one genomic window:
- a CDS encoding ABC transporter substrate-binding protein, whose amino-acid sequence MRLRHSRPAVLLGALVLAASGCSAAVSGAAAGASDDAATLRLAETGEYGSLHPLEYPLGITSKLYDGLVAVGADGVLEPGLAVAMPEADATLTSWTVRLREGVTFSDGSEFDAQDVVAAFDAVRDPAVGSWMAADYEMVEQVTAIDPLTVRFDLAYPYAGLPARLTLGIPASEALGGDVVGSPLASEPVGTGPYVLAEWRKGESMTLRAREGWWGGEPQVRTIHLAFVADENARAQRVRSGEVDGAQVSPRIAAQIAGSDGLELVANSSGDFRAISLPVTLPFFADPAVRVAVNLGTDRQAMIDGILAGHGTAVATPFTPAQGDAFEPSAVFAHDPAAAAALLDDAGWAVGPDGVRAKDGVRFAFTLMYFAEDTLRRDVAQAFASDMAPLGIDVALEGVDRRHAVTAMDEKAFVLGGGDMPYDPDAQAYRQLHSDFAVFDEDDAYSNPSGYADPDVDRLLDAARTEPDPAARSALYRELQTVLVANPPLVAVFALEHTYVARGLDDWDGVEHVLEPHEHGVAWGPWFNVQDWTRR is encoded by the coding sequence ATGCGCCTGCGCCACTCTCGGCCCGCCGTCCTCCTCGGAGCGCTCGTGCTCGCCGCGTCCGGCTGCTCCGCGGCGGTCTCGGGCGCGGCCGCGGGCGCCTCCGACGACGCGGCCACGCTGCGCCTCGCCGAGACGGGCGAGTACGGCTCGCTGCACCCGCTCGAGTACCCGCTGGGCATCACGTCCAAGCTCTACGACGGCCTGGTCGCCGTGGGGGCGGACGGGGTGCTCGAGCCGGGGCTCGCCGTCGCGATGCCGGAGGCCGACGCGACCCTCACGTCGTGGACCGTCCGGCTGCGCGAGGGCGTCACGTTCAGCGACGGCTCCGAGTTCGACGCGCAGGACGTCGTCGCGGCGTTCGACGCGGTGCGCGACCCGGCGGTGGGCTCCTGGATGGCCGCGGACTACGAGATGGTCGAGCAGGTCACCGCGATCGACCCGCTGACCGTGCGGTTCGACCTGGCGTACCCGTACGCCGGGCTGCCCGCGCGCCTGACCCTGGGCATCCCCGCGTCCGAGGCGCTCGGCGGGGACGTGGTCGGCTCGCCGCTGGCGAGCGAGCCCGTCGGCACCGGGCCGTACGTGCTCGCCGAGTGGCGCAAAGGCGAGTCGATGACGCTGCGGGCGCGCGAGGGCTGGTGGGGCGGCGAGCCGCAGGTGCGGACGATCCACCTGGCGTTCGTCGCGGACGAGAACGCCCGCGCCCAGCGGGTGCGCTCAGGCGAGGTCGACGGGGCGCAGGTCTCGCCGCGGATCGCGGCCCAGATCGCCGGCTCCGACGGGCTCGAGCTGGTGGCGAACTCCTCGGGCGACTTCCGGGCGATCTCGCTGCCGGTCACCCTGCCCTTCTTCGCGGACCCGGCGGTGCGGGTGGCCGTCAACCTGGGCACGGACCGGCAGGCAATGATCGACGGCATCCTCGCGGGGCACGGCACGGCGGTGGCCACGCCGTTCACCCCCGCCCAGGGCGACGCCTTCGAGCCGTCGGCCGTGTTCGCGCACGATCCGGCCGCGGCCGCCGCGCTGCTCGACGACGCGGGCTGGGCCGTGGGCCCCGACGGGGTCCGGGCCAAGGACGGCGTGCGGTTCGCGTTCACCCTCATGTACTTCGCCGAGGACACGCTGCGCCGGGACGTCGCGCAGGCCTTCGCCTCGGACATGGCGCCCTTGGGGATCGACGTGGCGCTCGAGGGCGTCGACCGCCGCCACGCCGTGACCGCGATGGACGAGAAGGCCTTCGTGCTCGGCGGCGGGGACATGCCATACGACCCCGACGCCCAGGCCTACCGGCAGCTCCACTCGGACTTCGCCGTGTTCGACGAGGACGACGCCTACTCCAACCCGTCCGGCTACGCCGACCCCGACGTCGACAGGCTGCTCGACGCGGCGCGGACCGAGCCCGACCCGGCGGCGCGCTCCGCGCTGTACCGCGAGCTCCAGACGGTCCTGGTGGCGAACCCGCCGCTGGTCGCCGTGTTCGCGCTCGAGCACACCTACGTGGCCCGGGGGCTGGACGACTGGGATGGCGTCGAGCACGTGCTCGAGCCCCACGAGCACGGCGTCGCGTGGGGCCCGTGGTTCAACGTGCAGGACTGGACGCGGCGATGA
- a CDS encoding ABC transporter permease → MPHLRFIGIRLASLLGLLLVLSFVLFLLQEVSGADPVAATIGANASPEAVAAARARLGLDEPALARYLSFVTGIATGDLGTSFRTRRPVMQDISAYLPATMELVLVAFAVALLLGLAFAVSSMLRWPLSGPFRGLLFLGSTAPTFMLGIVGLIVFYKMLGWLPASGRGGVEGGPTGLSILDSLLAGDLPAAGDALAHVALPALALAVGPALAIGRVLRSSLTDTLRSDHVRTATAKGLGELQVLRKHVLRNSLNATLSMGALQLGFMFGGVLLIEGVFTWGGLGSYLLASLPVSDFPAIAGVTFVLGGLYVVVNAVADVLQSAADPRISVS, encoded by the coding sequence ATGCCCCACCTGCGCTTCATCGGCATCCGCCTGGCCTCGCTGCTCGGCCTGCTCCTAGTCCTGTCCTTCGTGCTGTTCCTGCTGCAGGAGGTATCCGGAGCCGACCCCGTCGCGGCGACCATCGGCGCCAACGCCTCCCCGGAGGCCGTCGCGGCGGCGCGCGCCCGCCTGGGGCTCGACGAGCCGGCCCTGGCCCGGTACCTCTCCTTCGTCACCGGCATCGCCACCGGGGACCTGGGGACGTCGTTCCGCACTCGGCGTCCCGTGATGCAGGACATCTCGGCGTACCTGCCCGCCACCATGGAGCTCGTCCTGGTCGCGTTCGCGGTGGCCCTGCTGCTCGGCCTCGCGTTCGCCGTCTCCAGCATGCTGCGCTGGCCGCTGTCGGGCCCCTTCCGCGGCCTGCTGTTCCTCGGCTCCACGGCGCCGACGTTCATGCTCGGCATCGTCGGGCTGATCGTCTTCTACAAGATGCTGGGCTGGCTGCCCGCGTCGGGGCGCGGGGGCGTCGAGGGCGGGCCCACCGGCCTGAGCATCCTCGACAGCCTGCTGGCCGGGGACCTGCCCGCCGCGGGCGACGCATTGGCGCACGTCGCCCTGCCGGCGCTCGCGCTCGCCGTCGGGCCGGCGCTGGCGATCGGGCGGGTGCTCAGGTCGAGCCTCACCGACACGCTGCGCTCGGACCATGTGCGGACCGCCACCGCCAAGGGCCTCGGCGAGCTGCAGGTGCTGCGCAAGCACGTGCTGCGCAACTCGCTCAACGCGACGCTGTCGATGGGCGCGCTGCAGCTCGGCTTCATGTTCGGGGGCGTGCTGCTCATCGAGGGGGTCTTCACCTGGGGCGGCCTGGGCTCGTACCTTCTGGCGAGCCTGCCGGTCTCCGACTTCCCGGCGATCGCCGGCGTCACCTTCGTGCTGGGCGGCCTGTACGTCGTCGTCAACGCGGTGGCCGACGTCCTGCAGTCCGCCGCCGACCCTCGCATCTCCGTCTCCTGA
- a CDS encoding ABC transporter permease, protein MTDVMVPAGPLPAPAGGGGPAAAAPSPGPAPRWRLARRPRGSGVDTRGRRIGDWILIGLLVLVTVIAVLAPLLAPHDPVQPVAAPKLTPFTDVEHILGTDQIGRDTLSRVLVGLRTSWLLALVVTAVGLVVGAVVGFVAGMFGGWVDALLMRTTEVFLALPSMLVAVAVAAALGPGLFNTFLAVIVVWWPYYARIIRGEVRGIMARPHVEAARMAGVGRMRVMWRHVLPGVVPTAVITASLDIGNVVMVLASLSFLGLGQPAPAPELGADTSRGLVEILDAWWIPLVPGLAVMLLSLLSNLAGDAVRNRLAHRR, encoded by the coding sequence ATGACCGACGTCATGGTCCCGGCGGGACCGCTGCCCGCTCCGGCGGGAGGCGGGGGCCCTGCCGCCGCCGCGCCGTCGCCCGGCCCGGCGCCGCGTTGGCGGCTCGCCCGCCGTCCCCGCGGCTCGGGCGTCGACACGAGGGGCCGCCGCATCGGCGACTGGATCCTCATCGGCCTGCTCGTCCTGGTGACCGTCATCGCGGTGCTCGCCCCGCTCCTCGCCCCGCACGACCCGGTGCAGCCGGTCGCCGCGCCCAAGCTCACGCCCTTCACCGACGTCGAGCACATCCTGGGCACCGACCAGATCGGCCGCGACACGCTCTCGCGGGTGCTCGTGGGGCTGCGCACCTCCTGGCTGCTGGCCCTGGTGGTCACCGCGGTGGGGCTGGTGGTGGGCGCCGTCGTCGGGTTCGTCGCGGGCATGTTCGGCGGGTGGGTGGACGCGCTGCTGATGCGCACCACGGAGGTGTTCCTCGCCCTGCCGTCGATGCTCGTGGCGGTGGCCGTGGCGGCCGCGCTCGGCCCGGGCCTGTTCAACACGTTCCTCGCCGTGATCGTGGTGTGGTGGCCGTACTACGCGCGGATCATCCGCGGCGAGGTGCGCGGCATCATGGCCCGGCCCCACGTCGAGGCCGCCCGGATGGCGGGCGTCGGCCGGATGCGGGTCATGTGGCGGCACGTGCTGCCGGGCGTGGTGCCCACGGCCGTCATCACCGCGAGCCTCGACATCGGCAACGTCGTCATGGTGCTCGCGTCGCTGTCCTTCCTCGGCCTGGGGCAGCCCGCCCCGGCGCCCGAGCTCGGGGCAGACACCTCGCGCGGGCTCGTCGAGATCCTCGACGCGTGGTGGATCCCGCTGGTCCCCGGGCTCGCGGTGATGCTGCTCAGCCTCCTGTCCAACCTCGCCGGCGACGCAGTGCGCAACCGGCTCGCCCACCGGAGGTGA
- a CDS encoding dipeptide ABC transporter ATP-binding protein: MDVAASLAAPLTEAQAVEAPVASPRGVVARLRGLDVSLERNGVRSQILHGVDLEIGRGEIVGIVGESGSGKSVMSMSMLGLLPESSRPRIDGSLEVAGLDLRTASPQQLRQARRSRLGVVFQDPMTSLNPTMHVGTQVAEKAGSAEEAIRLMRAVGIPQPERRYRSYPHELSGGLRQRVMIAMAVAGDPELVVADEPTTALDVTVQAQVLTLLAGMRDELGCSIVLITHDLGVAAQIADRIAVMYRGRIVETGTTRQVLESPRHPYTRGLLGSRLSLDSDRTRPLWALPTESAGAAPTGCPFASRCRFVEEACHEQEPALRAAGAPDDVEHSHLAACRRAEELGALESAQELLPPLPPAPTPQRGAPLVQAADLECSFQVRDERGRRATLSALRGVTLDLQPGESVAIVGESGSGKSTLLRVAGQLEKRHTGALRGPRGTDVQMVFQDAGSSLTPWLTIREVLHERLPRRTPTAEKEEKALAILDRVGLPGSVLDALPGELSGGQRQRVALARATIVPPQVLLCDEPTSALDVSVAANVLNLINELRRDLGIAVMFVTHDLAVARIIGDRIAVMYLGRIVEVGRAEDVIATPRHPYTRNLVAAVPQPGRTVLPLAGEPASALDPPTGCAFHPRCPVALPECASTVVGVQLAAVGDRPTNDVTLRHEVACVRRGEF, translated from the coding sequence ATGGATGTAGCCGCATCGCTCGCCGCACCGCTCACCGAGGCGCAGGCCGTCGAGGCGCCCGTCGCCAGCCCGCGGGGCGTGGTGGCCCGGCTGCGCGGGCTGGACGTGAGCCTCGAGCGCAACGGCGTCCGCTCCCAGATCCTGCACGGCGTCGACCTGGAGATCGGGCGGGGCGAGATCGTCGGCATCGTCGGCGAGTCCGGGTCCGGCAAGAGCGTGATGAGCATGTCGATGCTGGGCCTGCTCCCGGAGTCTTCGCGGCCCCGCATCGACGGCTCGCTCGAGGTCGCCGGCCTGGACCTGCGCACCGCGTCTCCGCAGCAGCTGCGCCAGGCGCGTCGGAGCCGGCTCGGCGTGGTGTTCCAGGACCCGATGACGTCCCTCAACCCGACCATGCACGTCGGCACGCAGGTCGCGGAGAAGGCCGGATCGGCCGAGGAGGCGATCCGGCTGATGCGGGCCGTCGGCATCCCGCAGCCCGAGCGGCGCTACCGCTCGTACCCGCACGAGCTGTCCGGCGGCCTGCGCCAGCGCGTCATGATCGCCATGGCCGTCGCGGGCGACCCCGAGCTGGTGGTCGCGGACGAGCCCACCACGGCCCTGGACGTCACGGTGCAGGCGCAGGTGCTCACCCTCCTGGCCGGCATGCGGGACGAGCTGGGCTGCTCGATCGTCCTCATCACCCACGACCTGGGCGTGGCCGCGCAGATCGCCGACCGGATCGCGGTGATGTACCGCGGCCGGATCGTCGAGACCGGGACCACGCGGCAGGTGCTCGAGTCGCCCCGTCACCCGTACACCCGCGGGCTGCTGGGCTCGCGGCTGTCGCTGGACTCCGACCGCACCCGACCGCTGTGGGCGCTGCCCACGGAGTCCGCCGGCGCCGCTCCGACCGGCTGCCCGTTCGCCTCCCGCTGCCGGTTCGTCGAGGAGGCCTGCCACGAGCAGGAGCCCGCGTTACGCGCGGCGGGGGCCCCCGACGACGTGGAGCACTCCCACCTGGCCGCGTGTCGGCGTGCGGAGGAGCTCGGCGCCCTCGAGTCGGCCCAGGAGCTGCTGCCCCCGCTGCCGCCGGCGCCCACCCCCCAGCGCGGCGCGCCGCTGGTGCAGGCCGCCGACCTCGAGTGCTCGTTCCAGGTGCGCGACGAGCGCGGGCGGCGGGCCACGCTGTCGGCGCTGCGGGGCGTCACCCTCGACCTGCAGCCCGGTGAGTCGGTGGCGATCGTGGGGGAGTCCGGCTCGGGGAAGTCGACCCTGCTGCGGGTGGCCGGCCAGCTCGAGAAGCGCCACACCGGCGCCTTGCGCGGGCCGCGCGGCACCGACGTGCAGATGGTGTTCCAGGACGCGGGCTCGTCCCTGACCCCCTGGCTGACCATCCGCGAGGTGCTGCACGAGCGCCTGCCGCGGCGAACCCCCACAGCGGAGAAGGAGGAGAAGGCGCTCGCCATCCTCGACCGGGTGGGCCTGCCCGGCTCGGTGCTGGACGCCCTGCCCGGGGAGCTGTCCGGCGGCCAGCGCCAGCGCGTGGCCCTGGCCCGCGCGACGATCGTGCCGCCCCAGGTGCTGCTGTGCGACGAGCCGACGAGCGCGCTCGACGTGTCGGTCGCGGCGAACGTGCTCAACCTGATCAACGAGCTGCGGCGCGACCTCGGCATCGCCGTCATGTTCGTGACGCACGACCTGGCGGTCGCCCGGATCATCGGGGACCGCATCGCGGTGATGTACCTGGGCCGGATCGTCGAGGTCGGCCGGGCGGAGGACGTGATCGCCACCCCGCGGCACCCGTACACCCGCAACCTCGTCGCGGCGGTGCCGCAGCCGGGCCGCACCGTCCTGCCGTTGGCCGGCGAGCCGGCGAGCGCGCTCGACCCGCCCACCGGGTGCGCCTTCCATCCCCGCTGCCCGGTGGCCCTGCCGGAGTGCGCGAGCACCGTCGTCGGCGTCCAGCTGGCCGCGGTGGGGGACCGTCCCACGAACGACGTCACGTTGCGCCACGAGGTGGCGTGCGTGCGCAGGGGGGAGTTCTGA
- a CDS encoding MDR family MFS transporter, with translation MTPVETAAHTRLRDLPATFWWLWTAQLVVWIGRFVVPYMTIFLTSSIGMSAAGAGLVVAAYGVGVVVSSLAGGVLADRIGRRKVLLGSELLSVLVLVAIPLVDGALLIAALLTVYGLFNGAAGPVIHTMVGDLVEPRHRRAAFNYNYWAVNLGYAIGPLAAGFMAMYSFSLLFWCQAALVLVSTAVLAVKVPETRLAVPDAVGPERPAGAADPADLAVTPAPPTARGAERGAGGRGGGLVAVLGDRVFMTFAAVMFVYSVVYVQSTTTLPLVMTQQGHPSSHFGLLLTLNGLLLCVLQLPTARLLNRWSRDIVIAVAITLTAVGVGLQAAAASLAMYFVAVAIWTLGEMGSHPQATSITADLAHPERRGRYQGVYGVTHSLAMAVGPVLGGLVLDHHGAKALWLGASGLSLVVAVLMAVTSKSRQRRIAEVLAADAAARAKSAQVASLART, from the coding sequence ATGACCCCGGTCGAGACCGCTGCGCACACCCGGCTGCGCGACCTCCCCGCCACGTTCTGGTGGCTGTGGACCGCCCAGCTCGTGGTGTGGATCGGCCGCTTCGTCGTCCCTTACATGACCATCTTCCTCACCTCGTCGATCGGCATGTCGGCGGCCGGGGCGGGGTTGGTCGTCGCCGCGTACGGCGTCGGCGTGGTGGTGTCCTCCCTGGCGGGCGGGGTGCTGGCCGACCGGATCGGGCGCCGCAAGGTGCTGCTGGGCAGCGAGCTGCTGTCGGTCCTGGTGCTCGTGGCGATCCCGCTCGTGGACGGCGCGCTGCTGATCGCGGCGCTGCTGACGGTGTACGGCCTGTTCAACGGGGCCGCCGGGCCGGTCATCCACACGATGGTGGGCGACCTGGTCGAGCCGCGGCACCGCCGGGCGGCGTTCAACTACAACTACTGGGCCGTGAACCTCGGCTACGCGATCGGCCCGCTCGCGGCCGGGTTCATGGCCATGTACTCGTTCTCGCTGCTGTTCTGGTGCCAGGCCGCGCTGGTGCTGGTCTCCACCGCGGTGCTCGCCGTGAAGGTGCCGGAGACCCGGCTCGCCGTGCCCGACGCCGTGGGCCCGGAGCGCCCGGCCGGCGCCGCGGACCCCGCCGACCTCGCGGTCACCCCGGCCCCGCCGACCGCACGGGGCGCCGAGCGCGGCGCGGGCGGCCGTGGCGGCGGCCTGGTGGCCGTGCTGGGGGACAGGGTGTTCATGACCTTCGCGGCCGTGATGTTCGTGTACTCCGTGGTGTACGTGCAGTCCACCACCACGCTGCCGCTGGTCATGACGCAGCAGGGGCACCCGTCGAGCCACTTCGGGCTGCTGCTCACGCTCAACGGGCTGCTGCTGTGCGTGCTCCAGCTGCCCACCGCCCGCCTGCTCAACCGGTGGTCGCGGGACATCGTCATCGCGGTCGCCATCACGCTCACCGCGGTGGGGGTGGGCCTGCAGGCGGCGGCCGCGTCCCTGGCGATGTACTTCGTGGCAGTCGCGATCTGGACCCTCGGGGAGATGGGCTCGCACCCCCAGGCGACCTCGATCACCGCCGACCTGGCCCACCCGGAGCGGCGTGGCCGCTACCAGGGCGTGTACGGCGTGACGCACTCCCTGGCGATGGCCGTGGGCCCCGTGCTCGGCGGCCTGGTGCTCGACCACCACGGCGCGAAGGCGCTGTGGCTGGGGGCGTCAGGGCTGTCGCTCGTGGTCGCCGTGCTGATGGCGGTGACGTCGAAGTCCCGTCAACGGCGGATCGCGGAGGTCCTGGCCGCGGACGCCGCCGCCAGGGCGAAATCCGCCCAGGTCGCGTCGCTGGCCCGCACGTGA
- a CDS encoding ABC transporter substrate-binding protein: MTPRTMRRRQAARLPLALLTVGTLLLSGCAGGESSGGGGGSNAAPTDGVLRLGVLNDIGQPPDPDVYYSGNGLAITTNAYEGLVRYEAGNHDEATIVPSLAESWEVSSDFTEYTFVLRKGVTFHDGTAFDSSAVEASFQRRLAVDAGPAYMVQDVADVEEIDSHTVRITLAEPNSAFLDYLASPYGPRMISPTVITEQAGDDFAQTYLSTTSAGTGPYVLTKAVVGEGYELTYFEDHWAGLEPVFTTVKLPVYTEISAMQLELEKGDLHALLSAVPTASRQKYLDSDGLEAYALPSFQVGVMYMNPNRELLADADARRTLFEGIDWKALIDQVSGVGSVPAEGYYPKGALPGDVDSRELVHDPAALEKWVSSLPAGTAIQIGHSAGGADAAQMANIIAAQLQALGLKATVTSHQASEVFGDFPSNPEGAPDVMVSPETWPDSNNAFMHGHVFWDPDGGLNHLQCSDETTTALLREAVTTGSDEAYVTAGKSAYDSGCAPTFAWTTDFMVAQAWLEGVEESHSIAAPATLDFATLTVAEAAASK; this comes from the coding sequence ATGACCCCACGAACGATGCGCCGGCGACAGGCCGCGCGCCTGCCGCTCGCCCTCCTGACCGTCGGCACGCTGCTGCTCTCGGGCTGCGCGGGCGGCGAGTCCTCCGGCGGTGGCGGCGGCTCCAACGCCGCGCCCACTGACGGCGTCCTGCGGCTCGGCGTGCTCAACGACATCGGCCAGCCGCCGGACCCGGACGTGTACTACTCCGGCAACGGCCTGGCGATCACCACCAACGCCTACGAGGGCCTGGTCCGCTACGAGGCGGGCAACCATGACGAGGCGACGATCGTCCCGTCGCTCGCGGAGTCGTGGGAGGTCAGCAGCGACTTCACCGAGTACACGTTCGTGCTGCGGAAGGGCGTGACGTTCCACGACGGCACAGCCTTCGACTCGTCCGCCGTCGAGGCGTCGTTCCAGCGGCGCCTGGCCGTGGACGCCGGGCCGGCGTACATGGTGCAGGACGTCGCGGACGTCGAGGAGATCGACTCCCACACGGTGCGGATCACCCTGGCCGAGCCGAACTCGGCGTTCCTCGACTACCTCGCCTCCCCGTACGGGCCGCGCATGATCAGCCCCACGGTGATCACCGAGCAGGCGGGCGACGACTTCGCGCAGACGTACCTGTCGACGACCTCGGCCGGCACGGGCCCGTACGTGCTGACGAAGGCCGTGGTGGGCGAGGGGTACGAGCTCACGTACTTCGAGGACCACTGGGCCGGCCTGGAGCCGGTGTTCACCACCGTGAAGCTTCCGGTGTACACGGAGATCTCGGCGATGCAGCTCGAGCTCGAGAAGGGCGACCTGCACGCGCTGCTCTCCGCGGTCCCGACGGCCTCGCGCCAGAAGTACCTCGACTCCGACGGGCTCGAGGCGTACGCGCTGCCGTCCTTCCAGGTGGGGGTCATGTACATGAACCCGAACCGGGAGCTGCTCGCCGACGCCGACGCGCGCCGCACCCTGTTCGAGGGCATCGACTGGAAGGCCCTGATCGACCAGGTCAGCGGGGTGGGGTCGGTTCCCGCCGAGGGCTACTACCCGAAGGGCGCGCTGCCCGGCGACGTCGACTCCCGTGAGCTCGTGCACGATCCCGCGGCCCTGGAGAAGTGGGTGTCCTCGCTTCCGGCGGGCACCGCGATCCAGATCGGGCACAGCGCGGGCGGCGCCGATGCCGCGCAGATGGCGAACATCATCGCGGCGCAGCTCCAGGCGCTCGGCCTGAAGGCCACGGTCACGAGCCACCAGGCGTCTGAGGTCTTCGGCGACTTCCCGTCCAACCCGGAGGGCGCCCCGGACGTCATGGTCTCCCCGGAGACGTGGCCGGACTCCAACAACGCGTTCATGCACGGGCACGTGTTCTGGGACCCGGACGGCGGGCTCAACCACCTGCAGTGCTCGGACGAGACCACCACGGCGCTGCTCCGCGAGGCCGTGACCACCGGCTCGGACGAGGCGTACGTGACGGCCGGCAAGTCGGCGTACGACTCCGGGTGCGCCCCGACCTTCGCCTGGACCACCGACTTCATGGTCGCCCAGGCCTGGCTCGAAGGGGTCGAGGAGTCCCACTCGATCGCGGCCCCGGCCACGCTCGACTTCGCGACGCTCACCGTCGCCGAGGCCGCGGCCTCGAAGTGA